In Glandiceps talaboti chromosome 16, keGlaTala1.1, whole genome shotgun sequence, a single window of DNA contains:
- the LOC144447200 gene encoding S-adenosylmethionine-dependent methyltransferase Rv2258c-like, whose amino-acid sequence MASKETSAEFMGRIQGVLSSGFLSIGLAVGSAAGLFQAMSRLGEPKTSTEIAREANKKERYVREWLAGMVTGRIVDYNPKEETYFIPPSHLDCLLEGQAFANVGNTVQFVPTLCDGYNDVLKCMEPDGPRGIPYSVYSKFHKVMDRVSSTRFSGVPKFLKDMDDVMAKLESGIMVCDIGCGKGTAILEFAKLFPKSTFYGIDFSESLVKEAQLEADELKLPNLAFYCHDAVKLPADWSGKFELLLSIDSIHDQARPDLVLEECYRVLKSDGHYIVIDIDSHTKITDNLDNPTATTFYVCSLMHCMPVSLYFDGGFGLGTMWGMEKAIEMFENAKFTCERHFHLEGTTERVYVCRK is encoded by the exons ATGGCATCGAAAGAAACTAGTGCGGAGTTCATGGGCAGAATTCAAGGCGTGCTGTCATCAGGTTTCCTGTCCATCGGCCTTGCTGTAGGTTCAGCAGCCGGACTGTTTCAAGCTATGTCGAGATTAGGAGAACCGAAAACATCTACTGAAATCGCTCGAGAAGCAAACAAGAAAGAAAG ATATGTACGAGAGTGGCTTGCAGGCATGGTAACTGGGAGAATTGTTGACTATAATCCCAAGGAGGAAACTTATTTTATACCGCCATCACATTTGGACTGTCTTCTTGAGGGACAGGCTTTTGCAAACGTTGGCAACACAGTACAATTTGTACCTACACTGTGTGACGGCTATAATGATGTCTTGAAGTGTATGGAACCAGATGGACCTAGAG gTATTCCATATTCGGTTTATAGCAAATTTCACAAAGTGATGGACCGGGTATCATCCACTAGGTTTTCTGGTGTTCCAAAATTCTTGAAAGATATGGATGACGTAATGGCAAAATTGG AATCTGGTATTATGGTCTGTGACATTGGATGCGGCAAGGGTACAGCGATTCTCGAATTTGCAAAATTATTCCCCAAGAGCACCTTCTACGGCATAGATTTTTCAGAATCGCTAGTAAAGGAAGCCCAGTTGGAGGCAGACGAATTAAAACTTCCAAACCTGGCCTTCTACTGCCATGACGCTGTCAAACTCCCCGCTGATTGGTCAGGAAAATTCGAGCTTTTGCTGTCGATAGATTCGATTCACGACCAGGCTAGACCAGATTTGGTATTGGAAGAATGTTATCGTGTACTTAAAAGTGACGGCCATTACAttgttattgatattgataGCCACACTAAAATCACCGATAATTTAGATAACCCGACCGCTACTACTTTCTACGTATGTAGTTTGATGCATTGCATGCCGGTATCTTTATACTTTGATGGCGGGTTTGGTCTAGGCACTATGTGGGGTATGGAGAAAGCaattgaaatgtttgaaaatgcAAAGTTCACTTGTGAGCGACATTTTCACCTTGAAGGTACAACAGAGCGAGTTTATGTGTGCAGGAAATAG